The segment TGATCCAACCTGAATTTTTCCTGAGTCTTTCAATGCAATGGAGAGCAATCAATCTCAACCTCTTCCTTGGGAGCTTTATGTTACTCAGTATAAACTGCTTTCAGTGCCACAGTTTCAAGCTACAAAACCATCTGATTGcaataaacaaaaagttaaagaaaaaatcttTACTACCTTCAGGTGAATTTTGCCACCTGCTATAAACAGAGCACTCAGTGTCTAGCAAATGCCAGTTGGTCAGAATGACTGTAAGTCAGAACCtgacatattattttttaaaatctcaccaGGTGACTTTTACGCAtaaccaaaactaaaaataagtatCCCAGGAACTCAGGTTCAATTAAAAATTAGGACAAACTCCAGATGCCTAATGAAACTTTATATTTGTATAACAATTgagtatttggaaaatatttcataCACATTAttccaatacattttttaattttggaaattgaTATTGTAACTCCATTTAATTCTCAACTGTGGAAGCTCATTTGTCACTCAGTGATTGAAAGGGCTCTAACTACCAGCCCACACTATCTCAGCTTAGGATAAGGTAAccacatgttttcattttatgggCAATATTTTGAGATTGCATAGATGCCAAGAGACTTTCTCCTTCTGGAGCAACATTCAACTGTAAACCTAGAAATAAAACACGAGAAACAGGAGGGTGTTAAAATCTCCAGGAGTGGCTGTTTTATCCCCACCTTCATATTCTTTAAACCTTGCAAAAAATTATCTGAATCCTAGAAAATATTAGGAGTAAgtagcgttagtcactcagtcgtgtctaacgctttgcaaccccaaggactgtagcccaccaggcttctctggattctccaggcaagaatactggagtgggttgccattctcttcaccagggaatcttgccgacccaaggatcaaacttgggtctcatgcactgcaggaagattctttactatctgagccaccaaggaagaaggAGTAAAGATACAAAACAGTTAGGAAAATGTGAATTCAAGATCACTCACTCAGGAACAGAAGCTGATACCTCCCCTTACCAGAAAGTCTCCTACACAGTCATTTCTCAGTATCTGCAGGAGCTGCTGTGCCATGTTCAACATTCTTAtaagtttgggggagagtggatacatgtatatgtatggctgaatccctctGCTGTCCTCCtaaaactatcacattgttaattgactatacttcaatataacatttaaaaaaaatttttttgttgttggtataCTTGaatctttatttagttttattttatttttactattaaggCTACTTGAACAAGGCAATGAAGAAACCCCAGAATTGAAAagcaattgattttttaatataaatttatttattttaattggaggttaattactttacaatattgtatcggttttgccatacatcaacatgaatctgccacaggtatacacgtgttccccatcctgaaccccccatgATATAATACAATGAAGACAGCCTTTCATGTCCTAGATGCTGTTGACTGAATCCTCAGATGTGTCTCCAACTGATACCAAAGGGCTGACTCTATACAACCTTTCACAGGCTCTTCTTTCTTATCTCCACAGGGTCCCCAAACAGAGGAGAATGGCTGCAGAAAACCAATCCACAGTGACAGAGTTCATTCTTGGAGGTTTAACAAATCGGCCAGAGTTCCAGCtccccctcttcttcctcttccttgggATTTACTTGGTCACCATGGTAGGGAACCTGGCCATGATAACCCTGATTTGTCTGAACGCTCAGCTTCACACCCCTATGTACTATTTCCTCAGCAACCTGTCCTTGGTGGATCTCTGCTACTCCTCTGTCATTACCCCTAAGATGCTGGTGAACTTTGTGTCAGGGAAGAACACCATCTCCTATGCAGGGTGCATGGTCCAGCTCTACTTCTTCCTGGTGTTTGTCATTGCTGAGTGTTACATGCTgacagtgatggcctatgaccgctatgttgcCATCTACAGACCTTTGCTTTACAACATCATCATGTCTCATCGAGTCTGCTCCCTGCTGGTGGTTGGGGTCTATGCCATGGGGCTCATTGGCTCAACTATAGAGACTGGTCTCATGTTGAAGCTGTCCTATTGTGATTTTCTCATCAGTCATTACTTCTGTGAAATCCTCACCCTCATGACACTCTCTTGCTCTAGCACCTATGACATTGAGATGACAACTTTCTTTTTGGCTGGATTCAACATTGTAGTCACCAGCTTAACAGTCCTTGTTTCCTATGCCTTCATCATCTCCAGCATTCTCCATATCACCTCCACAGAGGGACGATCCAAAGCCTTCAGCACCTGCAGCTCCCATCTTGCAGCTGTGGGATTATTTTATGGGTCTTCTTCCTTCATGTACTTAAAACCCTCCACAGCCAGTTCCCTGGCCCAGGAGAATGTGGCCTCCATGTTCTACACCACAGTGATCCCTATGCTGAACCCTCTGATCTACAGCTTGAGAAATAAGGAGGTAAGGGCTGCCATCCAGAAAACTCTGAGGTGAAAACACTTTGAATGTAAATGTCATGATTTCTCAGGTTGAAAGTGGAATAGAAATATAGGGGAGAAACCCTCTAAAGTTCATACGACACATGAATGGAGAAAAACTGCTTCTCAACATGTCTGAATGTTTTccatcttccc is part of the Bos javanicus breed banteng chromosome 29, ARS-OSU_banteng_1.0, whole genome shotgun sequence genome and harbors:
- the LOC133241833 gene encoding olfactory receptor 8A1-like, which produces MLLTESSDVSPTDTKGLTLYNLSQALLSYLHRVPKQRRMAAENQSTVTEFILGGLTNRPEFQLPLFFLFLGIYLVTMVGNLAMITLICLNAQLHTPMYYFLSNLSLVDLCYSSVITPKMLVNFVSGKNTISYAGCMVQLYFFLVFVIAECYMLTVMAYDRYVAIYRPLLYNIIMSHRVCSLLVVGVYAMGLIGSTIETGLMLKLSYCDFLISHYFCEILTLMTLSCSSTYDIEMTTFFLAGFNIVVTSLTVLVSYAFIISSILHITSTEGRSKAFSTCSSHLAAVGLFYGSSSFMYLKPSTASSLAQENVASMFYTTVIPMLNPLIYSLRNKEVRAAIQKTLR